From Armatimonadota bacterium:
AACGGATTGCCTGAATTCGCAGAAACCAGCGCAGAGAAACAAGCTCCCGCGAGCATTTTGCCCTCTAGCGCAATGTTGATCACGCCGGAGCGCTCGCTGAACAATCCGCCCAATGCCGCGAGCATCAAGATCGAAGCCATGACAGCCAGATTGGTGAAGAAGGATTGATCAAGCATCGGCAGACCTCGAATTTCGCGCTCGGAGCGCAGCAACGATTACGATAAGAAGGGCGAACAGGACATTGCTGATTCCACTCGGAATTCCGAGAATCTGCACCATACTCGCGCCTTGCCCGAGGATCGCAAACGCCGCTGCGCTTCCCAAAATCATGAGTGGATTCGCGCCCGCCAGAATAGCGACGCCGAGGGCATCGAAACCATATCCACTACTAAACTGTTCGTACATCCGGAATTCGTAGCTCAGCAGCTGGAGCGCACCCGCAAGACCAGCAAGCGCTCCGCTACTGATCATGGCCTTCAGAATCACTTTGCGTGAATCGATTCCGGCAAACTTCCCTGCGGTCGGATTTTCACCTACCAAACTGAGTTCGTATCCACCGACCGTTCGGCTAAGCCATCGCGAAAAAAGAACGACCAAAACGAGGGCAATGATTACACTGAGGCTGACCGTCACGGGCATCATCGTACCGGTGTTTGGAACCCGGCTTGATTCGGCGAGGGTCGAACTGGTGGGGTAGCCCGCGTTCGGATCCTTGAGCGGACCGCTCACCAAAAATGAAACGAGGAGCAGCGCAATCTGGTTGAGCATGATCGTGCTGATGACTTCATGCCCCCCTCGGTAGGCTTTCACCCAGCCCGCTGGGAGAGCCCAAAGCGCTCCAGCGATCGTGCCGCTGGCAATCGCCAAGACAACTCCGACTGGGCCAGGCACTTTCGAACCGACCGCTACTGCCGCCAGCGCGCCTATGCTGAGCTGACCCTCGACACCAATATTGAAAAGCCCTGCCCGAAGCGCCCAAAAGACGGCGACTCCGGCGATGGCGAGAGGAGTGAATCTCTTCAGTGTGTCTGTGGCGAGCACCGGATTCGTAAAGCTGCTGGTGAGCAGCTTGAGGAGAACCTCGCCGGCTGGAGCATTGCCCGACGAAACCGCAAACCCGAGCATCACCACCACAATGGTGATCAGGATCGCCATACGAGTTTTCAGGCTCAGGTTCATTCTGCCCCCACCATCAATTGGCCCACGGTGGCGCGGTCTTTCACCTTCGCCTCCTTCATTTCTCCGCCATTCATCACCAAGATTCGGTCGCAGAATTCGAGAAGTTCGTCCAGATCAAAGCTGACGACCAGCGCACCGGCGCCCGCCGAACACTGTTGGCGGATGCCTTCATAGACGGCACGTGTCGCATCAATATCCAGTCCACGAGTAGGTTGAAACGCAAGGATCAACTTTGGATCTTCGGCGAGGGCGCGAGCGACTACAAATCGCTGTTGGTTGCCTCCGCTAAGCGCTCCCATCGGCTGGGATGGCCCACTGCACTTCGTGTTGAATCGGGCGATCATTCCCTCGGTCTTGCTCAATAGTTCCTGCCGCATGATCTGCCCTTTCACCTGAAATTGGGGCATCCGCTGGAAACCCATCAAGGCGTTTTCGCTAAGGGGCCAACGTTCGACCACGGCCTCCGAGTGCCGATCTTCGGCGATGAGTCGCACACCAAGTTCCACCCGCTCGGCAGTCGCTTTTGAGTCGATTGGATCGCCATACAGTTTACTTGCACCGGTCGAGCTCGGCCGCACTCCAAAGAGGTTTTGCAATAGTTCTTTTTGGCCGTTACCATCGACACCGGCGATGCCAACTAGTTCACCGTCATACACGTCGAAAGAGACCGATTTGACTGCGTCATCCCCGCGATCACCTTTCACTGTGAGGTTCGATACTTCCAGGGTCTTGGTCGTTCGAGTGACTTCGCGCTGTTCGAACGTGGCCAATGAGTGCCCGACGATCAGTTCGGAAAGTTCTTTGGCGTCCAAGCCGCTCACAGGTCGATTGGCGACCTGCTTCCCGCCACGCAGGACGGTCACATTCTTACTAAAATCGAAGACTTCTAGGAGTCGGTGAGTGACGAGCAGGACAGTGGCACCGTTTGCCGTCAGTTTTTGTAATGACTCAAACAACGCCTCTCCATCGGCGGGACTGAGCATCGCCGTAGGTTCGTCAAGGATCATGATCCTCGCGTTTCGCCAGAGCAACTTTAGAATCTCGAGCTTCTGGGCACCGGCAGGTCCAAGGGTTGAGGCTTCTTTGTGCCAGTCGAATTGGAAACCCATTTGGTCCGCAAGCTCCTGCGCCCGGGCCGCGGCTGTCGCCCCGTTGAGAAACGCGCCCGGCTCTGCTCCCAGCATCAAATTCTGGAGGCACGTCAATTCCGGAATCACGGCGTAGTGCTGACTGACCATGCCGATCCCGGCAGCAATCGCCTCCTTACTTGACTTGAAATTTCGAACCGTGCCTTCGACAGAGAACGATCCTTCAGACGGAGAAATCGCGCCATATAGAATGCGCATTAGGGTGGTCTTCCCTGCGCCATTCTCGCCCACGATAGCGTGGATTTGCCCAGGTTCTACATCGAATTGAATCCCGCTGAGCGCAGCAAAATCCCCGAACCGATGACCGATATTCTCAAGCCGGACGATCGGATTCAGTTGAGCTCCTCCCCGCTGATATAGGCATCAAAGAGTGCGGCCGTGGTCTGCTCTCCGCGCCCCAGATTATCGAGCCGCTCAAGCAGCTGATCTACCAGGTTTGTAGCCGGCACATCCATGCCGATATCCTCAGCGGCCTCTTTGCAATAGCCGAAGTCCTTGCGCTGATTTTTGATGCTGAAGCCGGGGGTCCAGTCCTGTTGCAAAATCTTCGGCCCGTAATTATCGAATGCCC
This genomic window contains:
- a CDS encoding ABC transporter permease; this encodes MNLSLKTRMAILITIVVVMLGFAVSSGNAPAGEVLLKLLTSSFTNPVLATDTLKRFTPLAIAGVAVFWALRAGLFNIGVEGQLSIGALAAVAVGSKVPGPVGVVLAIASGTIAGALWALPAGWVKAYRGGHEVISTIMLNQIALLLVSFLVSGPLKDPNAGYPTSSTLAESSRVPNTGTMMPVTVSLSVIIALVLVVLFSRWLSRTVGGYELSLVGENPTAGKFAGIDSRKVILKAMISSGALAGLAGALQLLSYEFRMYEQFSSGYGFDALGVAILAGANPLMILGSAAAFAILGQGASMVQILGIPSGISNVLFALLIVIVAALRARNSRSADA
- a CDS encoding ATP-binding cassette domain-containing protein, with amino-acid sequence MGENGAGKTTLMRILYGAISPSEGSFSVEGTVRNFKSSKEAIAAGIGMVSQHYAVIPELTCLQNLMLGAEPGAFLNGATAAARAQELADQMGFQFDWHKEASTLGPAGAQKLEILKLLWRNARIMILDEPTAMLSPADGEALFESLQKLTANGATVLLVTHRLLEVFDFSKNVTVLRGGKQVANRPVSGLDAKELSELIVGHSLATFEQREVTRTTKTLEVSNLTVKGDRGDDAVKSVSFDVYDGELVGIAGVDGNGQKELLQNLFGVRPSSTGASKLYGDPIDSKATAERVELGVRLIAEDRHSEAVVERWPLSENALMGFQRMPQFQVKGQIMRQELLSKTEGMIARFNTKCSGPSQPMGALSGGNQQRFVVARALAEDPKLILAFQPTRGLDIDATRAVYEGIRQQCSAGAGALVVSFDLDELLEFCDRILVMNGGEMKEAKVKDRATVGQLMVGAE